Below is a genomic region from Hydrotalea sp..
CCAAATCCCCATCACCAAGGATAAAAGGGGCGAGGCACCATTTTCGCAGGATGCCAACCTGTTGCATATTTCGTCGGAGGGAAAAATTTTGGAAGATCCCAATGTTGCCGCGCCGTCGATAGTTTATTCGCGCACCGCCGCGCCAGAGGATGCACCCGATAAGCCGGAAGATATCACCATCGATTTTGTCGCCGGTGACCCGGTGGCGGTTAATGGCAAAAAATTATCGCCGGCAAGTTTGCTAGCCGAATTGAATCGCCTCGGCGGCAAGCATGGGGTGGGGCGACTCGACATGGTGGAAAATCGTTTCGTTGGCATGAAATCGCGCGGCGTTTACGAAACACCGGGTGGCACCATATGGCTTCACGCCCATCGCGAAATTGAATCCTTGACGCTTGACCGCGAGGCCGCCCATTTGAAGGACAGCATCATGCCAAAATACGCCGAGTTGATTTATTATGGTTTTTGGTTTGCCCCCGAGCGCGAGATGTTGCAGGCCCTTATCGATACCTCGCAAGCCCTGGTCGCCGGGCGGGTCGCCCTTCGCCTTTACAAGGGGAACATCATCACCCTGGGGCGCGAATCGGCCAATAGTTTATATCGCGCTAACCAGGTGACGTTTGACGGGCGTGGCGATTATAACCAAGCCGACGCCAAGGGTTTTATTGCGCTACAGGCCTTGCGCTTAAAAAATTTGGCGCGGCGCAATAATCAATAATCGAATAATTACCGCGTAACCGCACCAAGCATGACCTATAGTATTTTGTTTTTATTGTCTTTTTTGGCGAGTTGCGGCGGTGGCTGGTGGTTGATAAAAAACGCAGAATCCTTGG
It encodes:
- a CDS encoding argininosuccinate synthase, with translation MNQKIGDKNVKKIVLAYSGGLDTSVILKWLMENYRAEVATFTADLGQDNNGSIGGDGGDELALASAKAKTLGVKEIFVEDLREEFVRDYVMPMMRANALYEGRYLLGTSIARPLIAKKQIDIAKKIGADAVAHGATGKGNDQVRFELGYYALHPDITVIAPWREWNLNSRAELISYAEQHQIPITKDKRGEAPFSQDANLLHISSEGKILEDPNVAAPSIVYSRTAAPEDAPDKPEDITIDFVAGDPVAVNGKKLSPASLLAELNRLGGKHGVGRLDMVENRFVGMKSRGVYETPGGTIWLHAHREIESLTLDREAAHLKDSIMPKYAELIYYGFWFAPEREMLQALIDTSQALVAGRVALRLYKGNIITLGRESANSLYRANQVTFDGRGDYNQADAKGFIALQALRLKNLARRNNQ